The Desulfovibrio sp. genome includes a region encoding these proteins:
- a CDS encoding YkgJ family cysteine cluster protein yields MISQDMSSPLEAPVCRRCGMCCLRGGPTLMVDDASRLVNGALTLDSLVCLRKGEWARDDVRGGLRPLEQEHIKVAGLGGQAHPWRCRYYRDGSGCAIYAQRPVQCSALFCMDTSPLVDLLSGTPLMDRAEAFRILSDEAHLPGFPSLDAGTRALLPDLMAAHEEQSPAAPVLETAARLGFAPQGVQVHDAGVMDTEERQAVLAHLGEAVRTEAAFRQLCVERAGVPEAILPFLLGRALRDLLVEVGLRPTAADEV; encoded by the coding sequence ATGATTTCACAGGATATGTCTTCGCCCCTTGAGGCCCCCGTTTGCCGCCGCTGCGGCATGTGCTGTCTGCGCGGCGGCCCCACCCTCATGGTGGACGACGCCTCGCGGCTGGTGAACGGCGCTCTGACCCTGGACAGCCTGGTCTGCCTGAGAAAGGGGGAGTGGGCGCGCGATGACGTGCGTGGCGGCCTGCGGCCTCTGGAACAGGAGCATATCAAGGTGGCCGGTCTTGGCGGGCAGGCGCATCCCTGGCGTTGCCGCTATTACCGCGACGGCTCTGGCTGCGCCATCTATGCCCAGCGGCCGGTGCAGTGCTCCGCGCTGTTCTGCATGGACACGTCCCCTCTGGTAGACCTTTTGTCCGGCACGCCTCTGATGGACAGGGCCGAAGCCTTCAGGATTCTGTCCGACGAGGCGCATCTGCCCGGTTTTCCCTCTCTGGACGCAGGCACCCGCGCGCTTTTGCCAGATCTTATGGCCGCGCATGAAGAGCAGAGCCCCGCAGCCCCTGTGCTGGAAACCGCCGCCAGGCTGGGCTTTGCCCCGCAGGGCGTACAGGTTCACGACGCTGGCGTGATGGACACAGAAGAACGCCAGGCGGTGCTTGCCCACCTGGGCGAGGCCGTGCGCACCGAGGCCGCGTTCCGCCAGTTGTGCGTGGAACGCGCGGGCGTGCCCGAGGCCATTTTGCCCTTTCTTCTGGGGCGTGCCTTGCGCGACCTGCTGGTCGAAGTCGGCCTGAGGCCCACTGCCGCTGACGAGGTTTGA